The segment TTTGTTCGCATTCCCAACCCCTTTTTGTTCATCATCCTCTTAAGCGCCCTTTCAGCATCCCTTACATCATTTTCTGCCTTGATAATGGCCTCAAGTTTTTCTGCCATGCTGGCTTCTGTTCTTATAACTTCCACTTTGGATTTTAAACCTAATTCTACAAAACGTTTTGTCTGTTCAAACAGGGCTTTTGACAAATCATATTGCTGTTTACGCACCTCCAGTAATTTCCTGGTTGCGTATAGTTTCCAGTAAGTTATATCAACATTAGCTATTATGCGTATCGCCTGTAGTTTCGTTCTGGTATCAATAATATCACTGTTATATTGGGCCATACGTATTCGATAGGTGTTTGCATTTTTACCAGCATTTCTTAATAACGGCTGACTTATTGATATACTCGGAGCCGAATAATATGATGGATTTAATAATGTCCACACAGATGTTTCCTTTCTGCGTGAATCTACAAAATTAAAACTGAGTGTCCCGCCTGTCCTGAGCGGCATACTAACCCCTATGTTTGCTGTGTACTGGTTTATACCTGTCCCATCAAGAAGTGATGATTGAGGCATATCAGTGTTGTTATACTCAATTTTACCAGAATAAATTGCCTCAAATTTCGCCTCTTCCTGATTCACTCCTTCGTTAGCAATAGAAGGATTAATAAGCTGAACACGAAGATCCAGATTGTTCTCCAATGTAAAGGCACGGCACTCAGCAAGAGAAAGCGTTATATCATCAAGCTCTGACTCAACCGGCACTGCTTCGGTTTCATTTTTCTGTTCCACCTCTTTCAAATCCATCATATCAATTTGACGCACTTTTTTTTCAGGAACAGTCATTATGGCTGGAGCCTCATAAAACTCTTTCGCCTTTTTCATATAGGAACAATTCCCGAGCATGAGCATGTAAATTATCAGGAATGTAAGATGAAGATTTTTTTTTACTGTTAAACTTTTAAGCAATTTAAAGACTCCCTGAAGTTGGAATATTCTGGATACTGGATGCTGGATACTTGATACTTGATGCTGGATAATCCTTAAAACATCCAGAAACCAGAATCCAAGATCCAGCATCTAGACTTCTGGGCAGGCTACCGCCATTTGGGTGAAAACATCTGTTTTTACCCATTCGATACTGTTAAAGCATAAATCCTTGATTTATTTGGTAAGGAAATTAACTTAGCAATTCTTCCTTACCGGTCAGCAAAAAGACAACGCTGAAAGAGGCACCATGGTTCTTGCCTGCTCCTGTAAAAAATCGAGCAGGATCAATGCTCTTTCATTTCCGTGAAGTGCTTGAAAAACACCTGTCTGTTCTATATTCTCCAGCAACGATACCTTGACTCTGTCACCTGTTTTATATTTTTCAGTCTCATCAAGTATTATTAAGCCCGATTCATCCTCACGTGACCGTAATTCCACGATAATCCAATCAGGGACAGGAGGATAATATTCACCAAATCTAACGGGTCTTATAGCGCCCCTTGTACTTGAAATGCTTTGCCACTGACATTCATTGGACGCCAGATGAATGAATAAATATCCCGGGAAAAAGGCCTTTTTAGTTAAACCAACACGCCTTGCATGTCTGCGGATCACCTTGATCTGCGGGAAATAAACCTTATATCCCTGATTCTCTAAATTAACTTTCGCAATCTGTTCTTTCATTGAATGTGTCTGGACAGTAAACCACTGCCGATGATCAGATGCGTTTTTGCTTTTTGTTTCAATATCCAATGTCATAATTGTTCTATATTATAAAATTTAAAAACCAAATCATCTTTACCTTTTACCGTGAGCCCGGCAGCGTAATTATTGGCCGGAGTAAACCGGTGTGTTGTCCAGCAATCTTCTTTCAAATTATTTTTATTATCTATTACAGATACAATGGATTCTATTTGAGAAAATTTAACCTCAATATTTCCAAGGCCTCTTATACCTTCACCTGTTGCCTTAAGATATGCCTCTTTTAATGTCCAAAGAGTATAAAAGGCTTGTTCTCTTATATCCGGTGATAATGAAAGTATTGTTTCATACTCATCTGATGCAAAATAGCGTTTAGCAATTGACAGCATATCAGGCGCAGGACGCAGATATTCTACATCAATACCAATTGAACGATTTAACGTTATTGCACACAGTGCATACTGATTTGAATGGGACATGTTAAAACAGAGGCTCTCGCTATTTAACCCTGAAGATAAAGATGGTTTACCTGAAGAGCTATAGGCAAATTGAATTTCCGAAGGTTCTGACCCAATATATTTTGAAAGGATTTTCCTTAATGACCCGCGGCTTGCCTTGTAACGTTGTCTGTCAACACATGAATAGTATCTGTTGGCCTTTGACAGTTCATCAAAACAAAGCGTTTGCTCAAATGAATTAACCTGACTAATTGGCAGGTCAAGCGGAATACGCCAGACATGAACCTCATTGCAACGAATGTATATATCTGAAGCGGGAGGACTCCATAAACATTCTACTTCAGGCCATGTTGCATAAGGAGAAGATAAAAAATCATTTTCTTTCAGAGTCTGGCAAAGCATAACACTAAACTATATAACCTTTCTACCAATATGAAATTCAATGTCTTTCAGTCTAAAAGCAATATATACAGCATCTTAGGCAGCATGATATTTGATTATCAGAATGCCCTTCAGGTGGATGCATTTTTGAAAAATAAGCCATGACATAGCAAAGCATGCTACCATCGTAATGCAAAAAAAAGACTTAATTTTTATGTGAAACTAAATAAAACAGGTAAAGATGTAAAACTGATCAGGAGCTAGAATAGACTGTCGAAGTAAAACCCCCCTCCCAAGGAATTATGTAAAACATTATCGACAATTATCTGCCTGTTTAAAGCATGATTATGTGAATATCTGATTCGGCATATTTCTGTCAAGAAATTTTTCTCAAAAAATACATTTTCTCTTTTAAAAATATTTTATCTCTTTATCCCGGCTTGCATCTAATTTAATATTTTCAATGCTTCCTCAATGTCCGGATCACGCCCGGAACGCAGCGTGGCAAGATCCGGTTCAGGTACTATTATATCCGGGGCAACTCCCCGTCGTAATATGTCCTGGTGCCAATAATAATATCATCCTGAAAAAATCTTTTAAGGGCTGATTTCATTAAAAATTCCATCCCCCCATTATTATAACGCAGATCAAGTATGACTCCTGGCGGGCTATCTTCAACAAGGATTCTGGATTTGAGTGGATTTAAAAGCCTGAATGAATTAAAATTTTTAATGAGCAGGTATAAATACCCTTCAGGGAGTGTGTGGGATAATACAGGCTCATAATGGATGTCCTTGTCATTAATAGTCCACCTTAAAAGTGTTTTATCCTCCTTTTCAGGAGAAAGGGTGATTAAATGCTCCTTTTCATCCTGATCAATAAACATATAAGACTCGGGCTTACCGACATCCAGTATGGGCGCACGGAAGGTGGGAGCATTTGTGGCAGTATCTAATTTTCCATCAACAGGGGATTCTCCTTTTATCTTATCCAAAATCCACCCCCTCTGCACCCCGGCCTTTTCTGCAAGGCTCTCGGGAAATACTTGCGTTACAACTGCCCTGCCTCCATAGACCTGCCAGATAAAACCGGCAGATATGGGCTCTTGATAATCCTTATACATATCCTCAAAACGCCCGGTCATGCTTGCCCTGAGATGTGAACCTCCCAGTTCACCAAGCATTTTATTGATCGTTATTTTATCCTTAAAAAAGCAAAATGACAGCAAACTGCAACAACAAATTATACCGGTAAAATCACATCAGATTGTTAACATTTTGGAAAAATATTGATCGGAAAGGATTGCCTGCTATTTGCCCGCTTCCTTTGAATGGAAATTCAAGTTGCCATTCTCGATCAAGGTTTTAAAACAAAGAGAAGACCATGTGATTTATATTTTAATTTAGGGCAGGATGTCAAAAAAAATATCTATTGACTAAAAAATGAAGTATTGAAAAAGCGGTTAAAGAGCGGCGGGAGAGTAAATATAAATCAGCAGAATAAACCGTGATGTATAATTTTATCATCAGCCAAATATCTTATAATGCTGGTTTTGCATCCCGCATGCTTTTGGGGTGGAAACCAGCATGTGGTATATGAATACAAATAAAAAGACTTTTCATTAAAAATAGTGTAAACAGGTGGTGTCTAATCGTATTTTTCAAATATTAAATTCAAAAACAGGAGGGTTTATCATGGGATTTATCCAGGAATTCAAGACTTTTGCAATGCGCGGTAATGTAGTTGACATGGCTGTCGGTATAATCATTGGCGGGGCCTTCGGGAAGATTGTCTCATCATTTGTTGCAGATGTAATTATGCCGCCCATAGGAGTCCTTCTTGGTGGTGTGGATTTTTCAGATCTGGCAATAACCATTAAACAGGCATCCGAGGGTGTTGCGGCTGTTACGCTTAACTATGGCAAGTTCATACAGTCAGTGGTGGATTTTGTGATAATAGCCTTTGCTATTTTTATGATGATAAAGGCAATGAATGCATTCAAGAAAAAACAGGAAGAGGCGCCTGCTGCGCCACCTGCCCCACCCGCAGAGGTGGTGCTTTTAACAGAAATCAGGGATGCACTGGTTAAGAAGTAATTCGTTTTCATCCAGAAATAGACCATTTCTGGATGAAGCTTTCAGCTATCAGCATTCAGCTATCAGCTTTTAAATGAATACTGGGTCATCGGTGTAATGTGAATACACCACTCATTTATTGAGAGAAAATATGAATACTCTAATAAAAAACATAACCAGAAGGGATTTTGTTATTGGTGCTGCTGCCACTGCGGTTGGTTGCGCATGCCTTAAACTTGATTGCCTTACAGCGCATGCAATGGAATCCAAACAGGATGCAGAACAAAAAAATGAAATCCTTGTAGCCCCGTGCGGGCTATATTGCGGCGCATGCCCCATGTACATTGCAACCCAGTCAAAAGATAAGGGAAAGCTTGATGCCCTGGTTAAACAGTTTTCAACAGGGCCTATGAAGCTTGAGAAGGAGGATATCCTCTGTGATGGCTGCATAGGAAATGGCAGGGTCGCCTCCTTTTGCCGTGATTGTGCAATGAGAAAATGCGCTTTAGATAAAGAGGGTGTTACCCGCTGCTCAGACTGCAAAGATGAGCCATGTGAAAAAGTAACAAAATTCAACAATGATGGCATGCCTCATCATGGAGAGGTATTATCAAACCTCAGCCAGATCAAGAAAATGGGGATTGAGAAATGGGCAAAACATGAAAAGGAGCGCTGGTCGTGCCCCAAATGCGGTTTACAAATGGCCTGGTATGACAGTAAATGTTCAGGATGCGGCGCACCCAGATCAGATAAGCTCTTCACCCTGCGCCCATTTCCAAAACAACCGTGACATTCTTTTTCAGATATGCCATTTTCTAACCCTTCAGGAAACTTGCATTTCAGAAACTCTGTCAGACATCCCGGTGCAGGCGAACAGGCCTGCACCAAAACCCGCCACCTCCCCATTGAAAGGATCAACTAAACATGACCGTTTCCCCCTCCAGATCAAACGCCATTAACCCCTGGTGGATTGCCATTGTATGCGGAATGGCATCCTATATAGACGCATGCGCAATAATCGGTTCAGGCATTGCACTTGTCATATACCAGCATTCCATCGGCATAACAGAAAATCAGATCGGCACCCTTTCAGCTGCCCTGATCGCCTGCATAGCAATCGGGGCACTGCTTGGAGGAAGGCTTGGAGACAGGTATGGCCGCCGCTCTGTCTTTATTGCCACCATGTTCATGATTGTTGTGGGCTCTGCAATGCTGACACTTATGACATCATTTTCATGGCTTTTTACCGGGACGATTATTGTGGGGCTTGGGGCAGGCGCTGATCTGCCGGTATCCCTCGCATCCATTGCTGAAACTGCCACAAATGAAAACCGTGGAAAACTTGTTGGCTTCAGCCAGGTCATGTGGATTCTAGGGTTTTTGGGTGCGCTTGCCTGCGCCTCTCTGGTCGGCGACTTGGGTTATATCGGTGGTCAGATCATGTTCGGACAGTTGGGTATTCTTTCTCTTATCACCCTGTTTCTTCGCTTTGGAATCCCTGAATCGGATAAGTGGCGCATGGCCTATAAGGGACATATTGAAGGATCAAAAACTATCCAGGCAAAAAAGGCATCCTTCTTCGATCTCATGAAACCGCCATTTCTGAAACCATTCATCGCCTTGATTATCTTTTATTCAGCCACAAACCTTGTAGCCAATACAAACGGCCAGTTTGGCACCTATATGTGGGTTAATGTTATAGGGCAGGGGGTGGAATTTGCCTCAAGAATCAATGTTGCAAGCCTTCTTATCAGTTTTATATGGGCCTACTGGTTTATGCGCATATCAGATACACCCAAACGATTTAAATATTTTGAGATAGGCGCAATTGCAATTGTACTCATGTGCCTTGTGCTTGCACTCTTTGGGTTTTCCATATTAACCGCCATTATAAGCGGGCTGCTGGGTGGTGTGGGCCTTGGTTTCTCATTTGAGGCCATCATGAAGGTCTGGACTCAGGAGTCTTTCCCTACACTTTTACGCACAACGGCCCAGGGCGCCATCATTACAATCGCCAGGGTTGCCGCAGCAATTTTGGCCAAATACACCCCGCTGATGATGGATTCAGACCCGAAAGGCCTCTTCTATCTCCTGGCAGTGCTCAGCTTTATCGGGCTGATGGTTGCATGGTTTGCATTCAGGGAGGGTGGAGTAAATGAGTTTGATATTGAGGGGCAGACAGAGCAAATTTAAACAGACTTAAAGGCCAGTGCCCCTGTCGGGCATGCCATTACCGCTTCCCTCGCTGTCTTTGAGATGCCTTCCGTTAGCGATTTATCAAATGGGACAGCCACCTTCACATCAAAGCCCCTCCCGATAAAGGCAAGGCCAAGTCTTTCACCATGCATTTCTGTGATCTTCACGCATATGCCGCAGCTTATGCATTTACCAGGTTCATAGATTATATTATTATGCCCGTTTATAATTTCAAAGGGGCGTCGTTTCCCGGTGTACCTCCCATCCTTTGCCCCAAATTCATCAGCAAATGTGCGCAGCCTGCACTCCATCTTTTTGCGGCAGTCACAGTGCAGGCAGAAAAGGGATTCATGAGATGCCTGCCCTTTATCCATTTCATCAAGGGGCTTAATATCATGGGGATTGTTTGTGCCTGTGGAATCTGTAAAGCGTGCAAGTTCTTCCTGATCAACCTTTCCCATCCTGCAGTTAAACGGCCTCTTGCTTCCAGTAACAGCCTCTCCTTTGAGAAATTGCAGAATGCCCTCTGCCGCCTTTCTGCCATCAGCCAAAGAGCGCACAGCGAGTTTTAAACCTTTGCGGATATCTCCGCCTGCAAAAATACCTGGTATTTCAGTTTCAAGTGTATCCCTGTTGACCTTAAGCCCACCCTGGACAGGTTTAATATTAAGCCATTCAATGTCATTATGAAGAATATTTCCAATACCCACAAAAACCGCATCAAAGGAACTTTTAAGTTCATCAAGCGTAAGATCCCTTCCTATACGAACCCCCTGTCTGAATTCAACACCCAGTCTCCTGATCTGCTCTATCTCTGCATCAAGGACTCTCCCCGGCAGCATCTCTTCAGGCACCTCATAGCGCAGCATCCCGCCCGGCATTTCACGTTCATCAAAAACCGTGCAGGAGACACCATTTCTCTGAAGATGATATGCTGCACTTAAGCCAGCAGGGCCACTGCCTACTATTGCCACCTTTTTATTCACATCAGCCATTACCGCAGGTTTATACGGCACATTTTCTGCCAGGTCCAGTTCAGCCGCGCAACGTTTTACAAGCCGTATGGATATAGCTTCATCAACCTGTCCCCTGCGGCAGACCTTCTCGCACGGGGCAGGACAAATATAGCCTGTGACTGCGGGAAGGGCAATATCCGCCTTTATTGTCGCAATAGCATCTTTATAACGCCCTGCTGCCATGTGACGGAGCATTTCAGGGATATCCATCCCCGCCGGACATGCCACCTCGCATGGCCCCATGCAGTCACCCGCATGGTCGCTTAAAAGCAGTTCAAGTGCGCTTTTTCGTGCTGCCGCTATTTCAGGGTCATCGTTTGTGACAATCATCCCCTCTTCAGCAATTGTTGCACATGAGGGGACAAGGTTTTTTTTACCCTCCACTTTTACCACACAGATCATGCAGCTTGTAAGGGGTGATATCTCCTTTAAATAGCATAGTGTTGGTATCCTGATGCCAATAGATTCGGCAGCCTCAAGGATTGTTGAGCCTTTGGATACTTGAACTGGTCTTTTATCTATGGTTAAGTTTATCATTCCACCTCTACCGCCTTTTCCGGGCATACATCTTTACATGTGCCGCACCGTATGCAGATATCACTATTGATCTCATGCCTTTCATACGGCTTAAAGGTGATTGCACTCACCGGGCAGCGCTGGGCGCATATGGTGCAGCCGATACAATCCTCTGTAACCCTGTATTTTATAAGCGCCTTGCATTTACCCGCAGGGCACCTCCCCTTTACATGCGCCTCATACTCTTCACGAAAGTATTTTAATGTGGAGAGCACCGGGTTTGGGGCGGTCCCGCCAAGGGCGCAAAGGCTCCCCTCTTTAATCTGATGGGCAAGCTCCTCAAGCTGATCAATATCTATTTGCCTGCCTTTACCGCTGCAAAGCCTCTCCAGTATCTCAAGCATGCGGCGGGTCCCCACCCTGCAGAAGGTGCATTTACCGCATGACTGGTTCTGTGTAAATTGCAGAAAATATTTAGCAATATCCACCATGCAGTCAGTCTCATCCATAACCACCAGCCCGCCTGACCCCATGATGGCGCCTGCCCTTCCAAGTGATTCATAATCAACAGGGATATCTGAAAGGCTGGCAGGTATGCACCCTCCGCTGGGCCCGCCTATCTGGATGGCCTTGAATTTAAGTCCCCCTGCTATGCCGCCCCCAATCTCCTCCACTACCTGCCTGAGCGTAACACCCATAGGCACCTCAATAAGCCCGCCCCTTGCAATCTTCCCTGCAAGGGCAAAGACCTTTGTGCCTTTGCTCTTTTCCGTGCCCATTGCGGCAAATGCTGCCCCGCCATGCCGTAAAATCCAGGGCACCATTGCATAGGTCTCCACATTGTTAATCAGGGTCGGCTTTCCCCATAAACCCTGCTGAGCCGGGTATGGCGGCCTGAGACGCGGCATGCCCCTCTGCCCCATGATGCTCGCAAGAAGGGCGGTCTCTTCACCGCATACAAATGCCCCTGCCCCAGCAACGATAGTAAGATCAAGAGAA is part of the Desulfatiglans sp. genome and harbors:
- a CDS encoding TolC family protein, with amino-acid sequence MLKSLTVKKNLHLTFLIIYMLMLGNCSYMKKAKEFYEAPAIMTVPEKKVRQIDMMDLKEVEQKNETEAVPVESELDDITLSLAECRAFTLENNLDLRVQLINPSIANEGVNQEEAKFEAIYSGKIEYNNTDMPQSSLLDGTGINQYTANIGVSMPLRTGGTLSFNFVDSRRKETSVWTLLNPSYYSAPSISISQPLLRNAGKNANTYRIRMAQYNSDIIDTRTKLQAIRIIANVDITYWKLYATRKLLEVRKQQYDLSKALFEQTKRFVELGLKSKVEVIRTEASMAEKLEAIIKAENDVRDAERALKRMMNKKGLGMRTKTVVIPATLPDPIHYKFDNMLIVKNALKNRMELLEIELQLAQDNSSIEYMKNQMLPLVTMEYKYNINALGGDRHELYDMLLDNDYNDHRFSLQFSIPLFNEAAKSNYRRAVFERNQRLATKESKEAEIENEVLNQVDKLEANWQRIQASSQTTILADQQYQTEKKQYELGFASSTDVLDAQTKLAEAQIMEIVAIAEYQIALVDLAYATGTLLGAAKVELEPIVPKE
- a CDS encoding transcriptional activator RfaH produces the protein MKEQIAKVNLENQGYKVYFPQIKVIRRHARRVGLTKKAFFPGYLFIHLASNECQWQSISSTRGAIRPVRFGEYYPPVPDWIIVELRSREDESGLIILDETEKYKTGDRVKVSLLENIEQTGVFQALHGNERALILLDFLQEQARTMVPLSALSFC
- a CDS encoding 4'-phosphopantetheinyl transferase superfamily protein — its product is MLCQTLKENDFLSSPYATWPEVECLWSPPASDIYIRCNEVHVWRIPLDLPISQVNSFEQTLCFDELSKANRYYSCVDRQRYKASRGSLRKILSKYIGSEPSEIQFAYSSSGKPSLSSGLNSESLCFNMSHSNQYALCAITLNRSIGIDVEYLRPAPDMLSIAKRYFASDEYETILSLSPDIREQAFYTLWTLKEAYLKATGEGIRGLGNIEVKFSQIESIVSVIDNKNNLKEDCWTTHRFTPANNYAAGLTVKGKDDLVFKFYNIEQL
- the mscL gene encoding large-conductance mechanosensitive channel protein MscL, giving the protein MGFIQEFKTFAMRGNVVDMAVGIIIGGAFGKIVSSFVADVIMPPIGVLLGGVDFSDLAITIKQASEGVAAVTLNYGKFIQSVVDFVIIAFAIFMMIKAMNAFKKKQEEAPAAPPAPPAEVVLLTEIRDALVKK
- a CDS encoding DUF3795 domain-containing protein encodes the protein MNTLIKNITRRDFVIGAAATAVGCACLKLDCLTAHAMESKQDAEQKNEILVAPCGLYCGACPMYIATQSKDKGKLDALVKQFSTGPMKLEKEDILCDGCIGNGRVASFCRDCAMRKCALDKEGVTRCSDCKDEPCEKVTKFNNDGMPHHGEVLSNLSQIKKMGIEKWAKHEKERWSCPKCGLQMAWYDSKCSGCGAPRSDKLFTLRPFPKQP
- a CDS encoding MFS transporter, which produces MTVSPSRSNAINPWWIAIVCGMASYIDACAIIGSGIALVIYQHSIGITENQIGTLSAALIACIAIGALLGGRLGDRYGRRSVFIATMFMIVVGSAMLTLMTSFSWLFTGTIIVGLGAGADLPVSLASIAETATNENRGKLVGFSQVMWILGFLGALACASLVGDLGYIGGQIMFGQLGILSLITLFLRFGIPESDKWRMAYKGHIEGSKTIQAKKASFFDLMKPPFLKPFIALIIFYSATNLVANTNGQFGTYMWVNVIGQGVEFASRINVASLLISFIWAYWFMRISDTPKRFKYFEIGAIAIVLMCLVLALFGFSILTAIISGLLGGVGLGFSFEAIMKVWTQESFPTLLRTTAQGAIITIARVAAAILAKYTPLMMDSDPKGLFYLLAVLSFIGLMVAWFAFREGGVNEFDIEGQTEQI
- a CDS encoding FAD-dependent oxidoreductase, with amino-acid sequence MINLTIDKRPVQVSKGSTILEAAESIGIRIPTLCYLKEISPLTSCMICVVKVEGKKNLVPSCATIAEEGMIVTNDDPEIAAARKSALELLLSDHAGDCMGPCEVACPAGMDIPEMLRHMAAGRYKDAIATIKADIALPAVTGYICPAPCEKVCRRGQVDEAISIRLVKRCAAELDLAENVPYKPAVMADVNKKVAIVGSGPAGLSAAYHLQRNGVSCTVFDEREMPGGMLRYEVPEEMLPGRVLDAEIEQIRRLGVEFRQGVRIGRDLTLDELKSSFDAVFVGIGNILHNDIEWLNIKPVQGGLKVNRDTLETEIPGIFAGGDIRKGLKLAVRSLADGRKAAEGILQFLKGEAVTGSKRPFNCRMGKVDQEELARFTDSTGTNNPHDIKPLDEMDKGQASHESLFCLHCDCRKKMECRLRTFADEFGAKDGRYTGKRRPFEIINGHNNIIYEPGKCISCGICVKITEMHGERLGLAFIGRGFDVKVAVPFDKSLTEGISKTAREAVMACPTGALAFKSV